From the genome of Candidatus Methylomirabilota bacterium:
AAGAGCGACCCCTTCTGGTTCAGGATCTGCAGATCGAACGCGCCGATGGGCCCGCTCGACTGGCCGTAGAGCACCATCATCCCGCGCGGCGCCAGACAGTTGAACCCCTTGTCGAAGGTCGTCTTCCCGACCGAGTCGTAGACGACCTGCAGGCCCTTGCCGCCCGTGATGCGCTTCACCTCGACCTCGAAGTCCTGCTTCGTGTAGAGGATGACCTGGTCGGCGCCCGCCTCGCGCGCGAGCTTGGCCTTCTCGTCCGTCGAGACGGTGCCGACGACGCGCGCCCCGCGCATCCGAGCGATCTGGCAGAGGAGGAGCCCGACACCGCCCGCCGCCGCGTGGACCAGGGCCGTGTCGCCCGACTTCAGCGGATGCGTCGAGCACGCCAGGTAGTGCGCCGTCATCCCCTGGAGCATCGCCGCCGCGCCCTGCCGCGTGCTCACGCCCTGCGGCAGCACGACGAGGCGCTGGGCGGGCACGGCGGCGTACTGCGCGTACGCGCCCGGCACACCCGCATAGGCGACCTTGTCGCCGACCTGCACCTCGGTCACCCCCGGGCCCACCGCGGTCACCGTGCCGCCGGCCTCGAGTCCGAGCGTGATCGGCAGCTCGAGCTTGTACTGGCCGCTGCGCTGGTAGACGTCGACGTAGTTCACCCCCGCCGCCTCGACCTTGACGATCGCCTCGCCCGCCTTGGGCGTGGGCTCGGGCACGTCCTCGTACGTGAGCGCCTCGGGACCGCCGGCCTTGTGGATGCGAACGGCTTTCATCGGGTGACCTCCGTCGTCGGATTAGCGCAGCGGATTATAGCACCGGCGCTTCGATCTGTTTCCTACGGGAGCTTGAGCGCGTGGTAGTCGCCGGTGACGCTCCCGCCCCCGGCGAGCGTGGCCGGCAGCGCGGTGGGGTCCAGTGCCGGCAGTGTGCGATGAAACTTCAGATCCGCCGTGCTGTAGAGATAGCTCGGCTCGAGCAGCGTGTAGGGCCCCGAGAGATCGACGCTCGGGAAGACGGCGGGGGCCTGCGCCGGATCCAAGCCGTAGAGCAGCGTGCCATAGCCGCCGGCCGTGTAGTAGAACGTCACCAGGGCGGCCGAGCCCGTCGCCGACCATATGTCGTGAAAGCCGACGTCCAGGGTCGCGCCGATGAACTGCGCGCGCGCGAGATCGGGATCCCACACGAGCAGATCCCCCAGGTACCCGAACGTGCCCATCAGATCGTCGATCCAGGCGAGCGAGAGGAACACCAGGCGCTCGTTCCCGGCGACGGGCCGGGGGCGGCGGGCTTCGAGAAGCTGCCCGGGGAACCGCTGCGCCGCTCCCCCTCGCGCCTGGTGAATGCGCAAGGCGCTGCACACGCTCTGGGTGTCGCACTGCTCGATGAACAGCACGTCGAAGGGCGTGCTCACGGGCTGGATCGTGTACCGCCCCCGCGCGATCATCGCGTCGCGCAGATCCCCGCGGAGCCAGCCGTCCAGCCCCAGGCTCTGCTCGCCGTTCGCCGGCAGCGTGACGTCCGTGACGCTCCCGAGCGTCTGGCCCGGGCTGAGGCCGAACACGCCGCTGGAGGACGAGCTCTGCTCGGTGCGGTCCG
Proteins encoded in this window:
- a CDS encoding quinone oxidoreductase — translated: MKAVRIHKAGGPEALTYEDVPEPTPKAGEAIVKVEAAGVNYVDVYQRSGQYKLELPITLGLEAGGTVTAVGPGVTEVQVGDKVAYAGVPGAYAQYAAVPAQRLVVLPQGVSTRQGAAAMLQGMTAHYLACSTHPLKSGDTALVHAAAGGVGLLLCQIARMRGARVVGTVSTDEKAKLAREAGADQVILYTKQDFEVEVKRITGGKGLQVVYDSVGKTTFDKGFNCLAPRGMMVLYGQSSGPIGAFDLQILNQKGSLFLTRPSLVHHTATREELLQRAGEVLGWIRDGKLRLRTEFEFPLKDAAEAHRALEGRKTTGKVLLIP